TCAACGCTGCCGATCGACTCCGCCTCCTGAAACAGCGCTTCCACGCGCTCGCTGGCCGCGCCGTGCTTGTAGCCACGCAGTGCGGCGAGACCCGCGCAGACCGCGCTGTAGGGCGTCGTTCCCGCCGATGCGGCGCATCGCACGGTAAAGGTCGAGACATTCAACTCGTGATCCGCGAACAGCACCAGGGTCGTATTAATCAGCTCCGCCGCGCCTTCAATGTCCGGCGCCCAGGCCCTTCGCAAGGCCTGTGCGATCCCGCCCATCGGGTCTTCGCCCGTGGCCACACCCGTCATGAACCAGAGAATCCGCATGCCCGTGGCGGCGACCGTGTCCCGGCGCAGGTCCAGTGCGGCCAGGTCATCCGCCTCGGCCAGGGGAAGCAAAGTCTGGAAGCGTTCGACGGGCTTCAGCGACTTCAAATTCAACCAGCTTTCGCGGAAGTCCCGCTGGTAGGTGTTTGAGAAAATCGGAAAAGAAAACCGCTTGTCATTCGTCCAGATCAATGCCGCGACGCGTTCGAACGATTCGTTCGCCGCCAGGATCGTCGCGTCGCGCCCCCGGTAGAA
This genomic window from Gemmatimonadota bacterium contains:
- a CDS encoding citrate synthase gives rise to the protein FYRGRDATILAANESFERVAALIWTNDKRFSFPIFSNTYQRDFRESWLNLKSLKPVERFQTLLPLAEADDLAALDLRRDTVAATGMRILWFMTGVATGEDPMGGIAQALRRAWAPDIEGAAELINTTLVLFADHELNVSTFTVRCAASAGTTPYSAVCAGLAALRGYKHGAASERVEALFQEAESIGSVERAIANRLRLGEKIPGFGHAVYRDVDPRASLLLRKLEDRFPGSKDLLLAREIIETTHRLVPDRYNIDLALTALVRVLNMPEGSAMALFALGRTAGWIGHAIEQYERDQLIRPRARYTGLRPPQISES